In one Notolabrus celidotus isolate fNotCel1 chromosome 1, fNotCel1.pri, whole genome shotgun sequence genomic region, the following are encoded:
- the abhd14b gene encoding protein ABHD14B isoform X1 has product MSAVKLSEGSIQVQSCTAPLFFRQSEPSLRETRMSVLLLHGIRFSSENWLSIGTLDTLAKEGCRAVAIDLPGLGRSKSAEAPAAVGELAPAGFLKEVCERLSLSPVVVISPSLSGMYSLPFLTQHQDLIRGYIPVAPICTDKFTAEQYQSVKVPSLIVYGDQDSQLGELSLRNLSNLANHSVVVMKGAGHPCYLDDPDTWHKALTDFLNTLFICTKEWSDMDQCPEKKELNLSRTPTFTLTRTGNKKK; this is encoded by the exons ATGTCAGCTGTGAAGCTCTCAGAGGGGAGCATTCAGGTGCAGAGCTGCACAGCGCCGCTCTTCTTCAGACAAAGTGAACCGTCCTTGAGGGAGACGAGGATGTCAGTTTTACTCCTTCATGGTATCCGTTTCTCTTCAGAAAACTGGCTCAGCATTGGCACTCTGGACACTCTGGCCAAAGAGGGCTGCCGAGCGGTCGCCATCGACCTGCCAG GGCTCGGTCGGTCAAAGTCAGCAGAGGCCCCTGCTGCGGTGGGAGAACTGGCCCCTGCAGGTTTCTTGAAGGAGGTGTGTGAGCGGCTCAGTCTGAGCCCAGTGGTGGTGATCAGCCCCTCCCTCAGTGGGATGTACTCCCTCCCCTTCCTCACGCAGCACCAGGATCTGATCCGGGGTTACATCCCCGTGGCTCCAATCTGCACCGACAAATTCACAGCCGAGCAATACCAGAGTGTGAAG GTCCCATCACTGATTGTTTACGGAGACCAGGACTCTCAGCTGGGAGAACTGTCGCTCCGCAACCTGAGCAATCTGGCCAATCACAGCGTGGTGGTGATGAAAGGAGCGGGTCACCCCTGTTACCTGGACGACCCAGACACCTGGCACAAAGCTCTGACAGACTTCCTGAACACACT cttcatCTGTACAAAAGAATGGAGCGACATGGACCAGTGCCCAGAAAAGAAGGAGCTAAATCTTTCACGCACACCAAcattcacactcacacgcacaggaaataaaaaaaaataa
- the abhd14b gene encoding protein ABHD14B isoform X2, which produces MSAVKLSEGSIQVQSCTAPLFFRQSEPSLRETRMSVLLLHGIRFSSENWLSIGTLDTLAKEGCRAVAIDLPGLGRSKSAEAPAAVGELAPAGFLKEVCERLSLSPVVVISPSLSGMYSLPFLTQHQDLIRGYIPVAPICTDKFTAEQYQSVKVPSLIVYGDQDSQLGELSLRNLSNLANHSVVVMKGAGHPCYLDDPDTWHKALTDFLNTL; this is translated from the exons ATGTCAGCTGTGAAGCTCTCAGAGGGGAGCATTCAGGTGCAGAGCTGCACAGCGCCGCTCTTCTTCAGACAAAGTGAACCGTCCTTGAGGGAGACGAGGATGTCAGTTTTACTCCTTCATGGTATCCGTTTCTCTTCAGAAAACTGGCTCAGCATTGGCACTCTGGACACTCTGGCCAAAGAGGGCTGCCGAGCGGTCGCCATCGACCTGCCAG GGCTCGGTCGGTCAAAGTCAGCAGAGGCCCCTGCTGCGGTGGGAGAACTGGCCCCTGCAGGTTTCTTGAAGGAGGTGTGTGAGCGGCTCAGTCTGAGCCCAGTGGTGGTGATCAGCCCCTCCCTCAGTGGGATGTACTCCCTCCCCTTCCTCACGCAGCACCAGGATCTGATCCGGGGTTACATCCCCGTGGCTCCAATCTGCACCGACAAATTCACAGCCGAGCAATACCAGAGTGTGAAG GTCCCATCACTGATTGTTTACGGAGACCAGGACTCTCAGCTGGGAGAACTGTCGCTCCGCAACCTGAGCAATCTGGCCAATCACAGCGTGGTGGTGATGAAAGGAGCGGGTCACCCCTGTTACCTGGACGACCCAGACACCTGGCACAAAGCTCTGACAGACTTCCTGAACACACTGTGA